AAGTCAAACACTTTTTCAACTTGTGTTAAGTAATTTCGGTGATACCGATAACTGAGTTGCCTGCTTGTATTCCTGTGAATTGTTTCTGGAACAGGTCGTGGTATACACCACCGCGTTGAATCAGTTCGGCATGGGTGCCGACTTCAACGAGCCTACCCTCTTTGAGAACAAGGATTTTGTCGGCGTCTAAAATGGTTGAGAGTCGGTGCGCGATGACGAAACTGGTGCGTCCTGCCATGAGGCGTGTGAGTGCTTCTTGGACGAGTGCCTCGGATTCTGCATCCAAAGACGAGGTGGCTTCATCGAGAATGAGGATTCTAGGGTCTCTGATAAGCACACGAGCGATAGCGATCCGTTGCTGTTCACCGCCAGAGAGTCGAACGCCGCGCTCACCAACTTTCGTCTCATACTGCTCTGGGAAATTCATGATGAAATCGTGTGCGTTTGCTAACTTTGCAGCAGCGACGACCTCCTCGTGTGTTACTGCTTCTGGGTCTTCCGCACCCAGACGGATATTGTAGGAGATGCTCTCGGCGAACAAATACGGATCTTGAAAAACGATGCCGATATGGGCGCGTAGAGACTGGATTTGGATCTCTTGGGTGGGAATGGCATCTATCAAGATACTGCCTTGCTGTGGGTCATAGAAACGTGGAATTAAACTGATGAGGGTGCTTTTACCCGCACCACTGGGTCCAACTAATGCAACCATCTCATCGGGTTCCGCTTGAAAGTTCATTTCTTGTAAAATCGGTTCCGCTTCGTTATATTCAAAGGAGACGTCGGAGAATTGGACACGTCCCTCAATATGTTCTATCGGTGTTCCTTCTTGCGATTCTTCCTCGTGTTCATCGAAAAACGCGAAAATACGCCGAGCCGCAACCATGATTGACGGGATTCCGAGATGGAGTTTTACAAGTTGTGACACAGGCGCGTGTACATTGCCAAAATAGTGTATGATGACAAGAAGCTCACCGATGGTAATCGCATCGCGCAGGACGTAACCCCCGCCTATGAAAAATATGAGACCCTGGGCTAACCAGAATAGAATGATGGTGAACCCACCGCCTGCCTGCCGAATGAGTCCGTGTCTAATGCCGATTGCGATGAGCCGTTCGATAAACTGGCGTAGGTTCTTTAAATCATAAAATTCCTTTCCTAATCCTTTCAGCTCACGAGAACCAGCAATGCTTTCCTGTAGTTTACTTGACAGGAGTGCGTTCTGTTCTTGGATTTCCTCACCCATTCGACCGAGCGGTTTATCCAAAACGGCGGGGATGATTATGTTTACGGCGACGAGTAATAAGGAGAGAATACACAACTGCCAATTGATGTATGTAATAATACCGAGTGTTACAACGAGCATAATACCGTTTATGATATAGTCACCAGCAAACAAGTTGAATCCTTGCACCGCTGTTGGCGTATCTGATGTGAATGTCGCCATGACTTTGCCGGTTTGGTGCGTGTCGTAAAATTTGAATCCTAATTTGCGGAGATGGTGGTAGGCTTCAAATTGAATGTCTTTCGATCCATTCTCCGAAACCTTCGCGGGAAAGTAAGTCGTTCCAAATCGGAAAAAGTACATACCGGCTGCAGTTAGAGCATAGAATCCGCAGGTAGGTAGCAACAGTTCAGCGTTTTTTGGGATAAAGACGTCGTCAATCAGAATCTTCCGAAGCCAGGGCCATATAAGGCTACAGCCTGAGTTACCCAGGGCACAGAAGATAAAGAGGACTTGGAAGTGCCAATACGGTTTGAGATACGATAACAGTCGCAGAATGTCTTTCATGTTACGTCCCCTTTTGCATCCCTGTGAACTGTTTCTGGAATAGGTCGTGATATACACCACGCCGTTGAATCAACTCGGTATGCGTGCCAGATTCAACGAGTTCTCCATCGCTGAGTACAAGAATCTTGTCAGCGTTCAAGATGGTTGAGAGTCGATGTGCGATGACGAAACTGGTGCGTCCTGCCATGAGATGTGTAAGTGCTTCTTGGACGAGTGCCTCGGATTCTGCGTCCAGAGACGAAGTGGCTTCATCGAGAATAAGGATTTTCGGGTCTTTGATAAGCACACGCGCAATGGCAATGCGTTGCTGTTCGCCTCCTGATAACTGAACCCCACGCTCACCAACTTTACTCTCGTATTGTTCAGGAAATTTCATGATGAAGTCGTGCGCGTTTGCTAACTTCGCTGCGGCGACGATCTCTTCGTGTGTTACTGTTTCTGGATCTTCTGCCCCCAGACGGATGTTGTA
The genomic region above belongs to Candidatus Poribacteria bacterium and contains:
- a CDS encoding ABC transporter ATP-binding protein, whose product is MKDILRLLSYLKPYWHFQVLFIFCALGNSGCSLIWPWLRKILIDDVFIPKNAELLLPTCGFYALTAAGMYFFRFGTTYFPAKVSENGSKDIQFEAYHHLRKLGFKFYDTHQTGKVMATFTSDTPTAVQGFNLFAGDYIINGIMLVVTLGIITYINWQLCILSLLLVAVNIIIPAVLDKPLGRMGEEIQEQNALLSSKLQESIAGSRELKGLGKEFYDLKNLRQFIERLIAIGIRHGLIRQAGGGFTIILFWLAQGLIFFIGGGYVLRDAITIGELLVIIHYFGNVHAPVSQLVKLHLGIPSIMVAARRIFAFFDEHEEESQEGTPIEHIEGRVQFSDVSFEYNEAEPILQEMNFQAEPDEMVALVGPSGAGKSTLISLIPRFYDPQQGSILIDAIPTQEIQIQSLRAHIGIVFQDPYLFAESISYNIRLGAEDPEAVTHEEVVAAAKLANAHDFIMNFPEQYETKVGERGVRLSGGEQQRIAIARVLIRDPRILILDEATSSLDAESEALVQEALTRLMAGRTSFVIAHRLSTILDADKILVLKEGRLVEVGTHAELIQRGGVYHDLFQKQFTGIQAGNSVIGITEIT